One window of the Cryptomeria japonica chromosome 7, Sugi_1.0, whole genome shotgun sequence genome contains the following:
- the LOC131030381 gene encoding uncharacterized protein LOC131030381, protein MVLKIIKRMLGNNKKACDSKLNLAIWANRIITENSIGFAPYELVYGKQARLPLNNLLLVYNFVTQEQLEDINFMNDRLTQLAELDEIRRKAQKQNIKKYQQIKLLHDKKEQSRNLKEGEWVLKWNAKD, encoded by the coding sequence ATGGTCCTGAAAATAATCAAGAGGATGTTGGGCAATAATAAGAAGGCATGTGATTCAAAGTTAAATTTAGCAATATGGGCTAATAGGATCATCACTGAGAATTCTATAGGATTTGCTCCATATGAGTTGGTCTATGGAAAGCAAGCAAGGCTGCCTTTGAATAATCTACTCCTAGTATATAATTTTGTCACACAGGAACAGTTGGAAGATATTAACTTCATGAATGACAGGCTGACACAGTTGGCAGAACTTGATGAAATTAGGAGAAAGGCTCAAAAGCAGAATATCAAGAAGTACCAGCAGATCAAACTCTTGCATGATAAGAAAGAACAGAGTAGGAATTTAAAAGAAGGAGAATGGGTACTCAAATGGAATGCAAAGGATTGA